A region from the Drosophila mauritiana strain mau12 chromosome 2L, ASM438214v1, whole genome shotgun sequence genome encodes:
- the LOC117139693 gene encoding sialin translates to MSNTEKGGLHRVRNFLSCRQVLNLLTMLGFMLNYALRVNLTIAIVDMVRPNVTSAENATLTGNSTAANSTASPDGVDVYEERFPWDSYQTNFVLGCFFWGYILTELPGGRLAELIGGRRVFGHSMLWASLLTLITPLAAHINYVVLIVVRVVLGFMLGASWPAIHPVAAVWIPPMERSKFMSNMMASSLGAAITMPICGYLISVAGWASVFYLTGAVGLLWSLAWFTFVYETPATHPRISAEERREIEEAIGTTTSKKRPSHVPWGQLLCSPAVWAIIICHGLAVFGFFTVVNQLPTFMSKILHFDIKKNGLFSSLPYLGKYVMAVASSYLADYLRKKGTLSTTATRKLFTTFALVIPGLLMIVQVFLGYDATWSVTIFSLALFAHGAVTAGYLGNGLDIAPNFGGTIFGLANTLSSFGGFLSTWMVGALTYKDESFHSWQIVFWILAATYISGAVVFAILGSGELQPWNNPPERVRISDVTQEEGVPLKNEK, encoded by the exons ATGTCCAACACGGAGAAAGGAGGTCTGCACAGAGTGCGAA ACTTCCTGTCATGCCGCCAAGTTCTGAACCTGCTGACCATGCTCGGCTTCATGCTGAACTACGCCCTGCGAGTGAACCTCACCATTGCCATCGTGGACATGGTCCGACCCAATGTCACATCGGCGGAGAACGCCACTCTAACGGGGAACAGCACGGCGGCCAATAGCACCGCATCGCCGGACGGAGTGGATGTGTACGAGGAGCGCTTCCCCTGGGACAGCTACCAGACCAACTTCGTGCTGGGCTGCTTCTTCTGGGGCTACATCCTCACCGAACTGCCGGGAGGTCGTCTTGCCGAACTGATCGGTGGACGCCGCGTCTTCGGACATTCCATGCTGTGGGCCAGTCTGCTCACCCTGATCACGCCGCTGGCGGCGCACATCAACTACGTGGTGCTCATCGTGGTGCGAGTGGTTCTGGGCTTCATGCTGGGCGCATCCTGGCCAGCCATTCACCCGGTGGCCGCTGTCTGGATTCCGCCCATGGAGCGTTCCAAGTTTATGTCCAACATGATGG CTTCTTCGCTTGGTGCTGCAATCACCATGCCCATCTGCGGCTACCTGATCTCTGTCGCTGGCTGGGCCAGTGTTTTCTATCTGACGGGAGCCGTGGGTCTGCTGTGGTCCTTGGCCTGGTTCACCTTTGTCTATGAGACACCCGCCACTCATCCCAGGATTTCAGCAGAGGAGCGGCGGGAGATTGAGGAGGCCATTGGCACCACTACCTCCAAGAAGCGTCCGAGCCATGTGCCCTGGGGTCAGCTGCTCTGCTCTCCAGCTGTGTGGGCCATCATCATCTGTCACGGACTGGCCGTCTTTGGATTCTTCACAGTGGTCAATCAGTTGCCCACTTTCATGTCCAAGATTCTGCACTTCGATATCAAAAAG AATGGTTTGTTCTCGTCGCTGCCTTATCTGGGTAAATACGTTATGGCTGTGGCTTCATCCTACCTGGCTGATTACCTGCGCAAGAAGGGTACTTTGAGCACGACGGCCACCAGGAAACTATTCACTACTTTCG CCCTTGTGATTCCGGGTCTTTTGATGATTGTGCAAGTGTTCCTGGGCTACGATGCCACCTGGTCTGTCACGATCTTCTCGCTGGCGCTGTTTGCTCATGGTGCAGTCACCGCTGGTTATCTGGGCAATGGTTTGGATATTGCACCGAACTTTGGAGGAACCATTTTCGGATTGGCCAACACGCTGTCTTCCTTTGGTGGCTTCCTTTCCACGTGGATGGTGGGAGCCCTCACCTACAAGGAT GAATCCTTCCATTCGTGGCAAATTGTGTTCTGGATCCTGGCCGCCACCTATATCTCGGGAGCTGTGGTGTTCGCCATCCTTGGCAGCGGTGAACTGCAGCCGTGGAACAATCCTCCAGAGCGTGTCAGGATCAGCGACGTCACCCAGGAGGAGGGTGTGCCCCTCAAGAACGAGAAGTGA
- the LOC117150731 gene encoding chorion transcription factor Cf2 isoform X1 produces the protein MIKSTTNPQEQRLPRPEDQSPAPPPPPSSATTSTAAPATPTHQVATVIANMDTLKTAFLPNLSMDPNVHVSPHYCPMCHQQFERPQHVADHMQLCHGITLNAQGAIATLDGGHPQAQQHPKLSHPCFNCDEKFGNAVDLDEHHRLAHQTSAFLARCLICSIYGIHSATQQPNEYKCTQCGSICTTAMLAAGQQGFMEQQEAAVTPDDQLPAMAPRDMRLTPEEQHHQQQLQAEHHHQQQHQQQQQQQQQELLEQQQREMQEQAQQQQVHHHQQDQDLAGDQVSLKVPPLTVKLNKNANGGAIVAHPQVIIKEEPLSLSDSGDVVNSVPVYAIQANPCVPAPASSGVLVGTQTVPADLAHKIRHKCPDCPKTFKTPGTLAMHRKIHTGEAEREAVPLQLLREVLQREGLSDQAHTDAHRREAVHLSVLRQALHAAERPHCAHDQAASALGKAGRWPPDTRSCPSRSSSSSSSKSFWSWCAAAVVRRHGYRSQEAICGGCGIGLGRTAAETG, from the exons ATGATAAAGTCCACCACGAATCCACAGGAACAGCGTCTGCCACGCCCCGAGGATCAGTCGCCAGCGCCGCCGCCGCCCCCCTCCTCAGCCACCACCTCCACCGCCgccccagccacgcccacgcaCCAAGTGGCCACCGTGATAGCCAACATGGACACCCTGAAGACCGCCTTTCTGCCCAATCTCAGCATGGACCCCAATGTGCACGTGTCGCCGCACTATTGTCCCATGTGTCACCAGCAGTTCGAGCGGCCGCAGCACGTCGCGGATCACATGCAGCTGTGCCACGGGATCACGCTGAACGCCCAGGGAGCCATCGCCACGCTGGACGGTGGCCATCCGCAGGCACAGCAGCACCCCAAGCTCAGCCACCCCTGCTTCAATTGTGATGAAAAGTTTGGCAATGCCGTCGATCTGGACGAACACCATCGGCTGGCCCATCAGACGTCCGCCTTCCTGGCCCGCTGCCTCATATGCAGTATCTATGGCATCCACTCGGCCACCCAGCAGCCCAACGAGTACAAATGCACGCAGTGCGGCTCCATTTGCACCACCGCCATGCTGGCTGCCGGTCAGCAGGGCTTTATGGAACAGCAGGAGGCGGCGGTGACGCCCGACGATCAGCTGCCCGCGATGGCGCCCCGTGATATGAGACTGACGCCCGAggagcagcaccaccagcagcaactgcaggcggagcaccaccatcagcaacagcaccaacaacaacagcagcagcagcagcaggaactgctggagcagcagcagcgtgAAATGCAGGAGCAggcgcaacagcagcaggtgcACCATCATCAGCAGGATCAGGATCTCGCCGGCGACCAGGTGTCGCTGAAGGTGCCACCACTCACCGTCAAGCTGAACAAGAACGCCAACGGTGGCGCCATTGTGGCCCATCCGCAGGTCATTATCAAGGAGGAGCCACTCAGCCTGAGCGACAGTGGTGATGTTGTCAACTCTGTGCCCGTCTATGCCATACAAGCCAATCCCTGTGTACCCGCTCCGGCCAGTTCGGGTGTGCTAGTCGGCACGCAAACGGTGCCCGCCGATCTGGCGCACAAGATCCGGCACAAATGTCCGGATTGTCCAAAGACCTTCAAGACGCCCGGCACGCTGGCCATGCACCGCAAGATACACACAGGCGAAGCAGA GAGAGAAGCCGTTCCACTGCAATTACTGCGAGAAGTCCTTCAGCGTGAAGGACTATCTGACCAAGCACATACGGACGCACACCGGCGAGAAGCCGTACACCTGTCCGTACTGCGACAAGCGCTTCACGCAGCGGAGCGCCCTCACTGTGCACACGACCAAGCTGCATCCGCTCTAGGGAAGGCCGGGCGGTGGCCGCCAGATACCCGTTCCTGCCCCAgccgctcctcctcctcctcatcctccaaATCCTTCTGGTCATGGTGCGCCGCCGCCGTTGTCCGCCGACACGGATACAGATCCCAAGAAGCCATCTGCGGCGGCTGCGGCATCGGCTTAGGACGAACTGCAGCGGAAACGGGATGA
- the LOC117150731 gene encoding chorion transcription factor Cf2 isoform X4 — MDTLKTAFLPNLSMDPNVHVSPHYCPMCHQQFERPQHVADHMQLCHGITLNAQGAIATLDGGHPQAQQHPKLSHPCFNCDEKFGNAVDLDEHHRLAHQTSAFLARCLICSIYGIHSATQQPNEYKCTQCGSICTTAMLAAGQQGFMEQQEAAVTPDDQLPAMAPRDMRLTPEEQHHQQQLQAEHHHQQQHQQQQQQQQQELLEQQQREMQEQAQQQQVHHHQQDQDLAGDQVSLKVPPLTVKLNKNANGGAIVAHPQVIIKEEPLSLSDSGDVVNSVPVYAIQANPCVPAPASSGVLVGTQTVPADLAHKIRHKCPDCPKTFKTPGTLAMHRKIHTGEAEREAVPLQLLREVLQREGLSDQAHTDAHRREAVHLSVLRQALHAAERPHCAHDQAASALGKAGRWPPDTRSCPSRSSSSSSSKSFWSWCAAAVVRRHGYRSQEAICGGCGIGLGRTAAETG, encoded by the exons ATGGACACCCTGAAGACCGCCTTTCTGCCCAATCTCAGCATGGACCCCAATGTGCACGTGTCGCCGCACTATTGTCCCATGTGTCACCAGCAGTTCGAGCGGCCGCAGCACGTCGCGGATCACATGCAGCTGTGCCACGGGATCACGCTGAACGCCCAGGGAGCCATCGCCACGCTGGACGGTGGCCATCCGCAGGCACAGCAGCACCCCAAGCTCAGCCACCCCTGCTTCAATTGTGATGAAAAGTTTGGCAATGCCGTCGATCTGGACGAACACCATCGGCTGGCCCATCAGACGTCCGCCTTCCTGGCCCGCTGCCTCATATGCAGTATCTATGGCATCCACTCGGCCACCCAGCAGCCCAACGAGTACAAATGCACGCAGTGCGGCTCCATTTGCACCACCGCCATGCTGGCTGCCGGTCAGCAGGGCTTTATGGAACAGCAGGAGGCGGCGGTGACGCCCGACGATCAGCTGCCCGCGATGGCGCCCCGTGATATGAGACTGACGCCCGAggagcagcaccaccagcagcaactgcaggcggagcaccaccatcagcaacagcaccaacaacaacagcagcagcagcagcaggaactgctggagcagcagcagcgtgAAATGCAGGAGCAggcgcaacagcagcaggtgcACCATCATCAGCAGGATCAGGATCTCGCCGGCGACCAGGTGTCGCTGAAGGTGCCACCACTCACCGTCAAGCTGAACAAGAACGCCAACGGTGGCGCCATTGTGGCCCATCCGCAGGTCATTATCAAGGAGGAGCCACTCAGCCTGAGCGACAGTGGTGATGTTGTCAACTCTGTGCCCGTCTATGCCATACAAGCCAATCCCTGTGTACCCGCTCCGGCCAGTTCGGGTGTGCTAGTCGGCACGCAAACGGTGCCCGCCGATCTGGCGCACAAGATCCGGCACAAATGTCCGGATTGTCCAAAGACCTTCAAGACGCCCGGCACGCTGGCCATGCACCGCAAGATACACACAGGCGAAGCAGA GAGAGAAGCCGTTCCACTGCAATTACTGCGAGAAGTCCTTCAGCGTGAAGGACTATCTGACCAAGCACATACGGACGCACACCGGCGAGAAGCCGTACACCTGTCCGTACTGCGACAAGCGCTTCACGCAGCGGAGCGCCCTCACTGTGCACACGACCAAGCTGCATCCGCTCTAGGGAAGGCCGGGCGGTGGCCGCCAGATACCCGTTCCTGCCCCAgccgctcctcctcctcctcatcctccaaATCCTTCTGGTCATGGTGCGCCGCCGCCGTTGTCCGCCGACACGGATACAGATCCCAAGAAGCCATCTGCGGCGGCTGCGGCATCGGCTTAGGACGAACTGCAGCGGAAACGGGATGA
- the LOC117150729 gene encoding serine/threonine-protein kinase RIO3: MSSPWVKTSEPVQQVNLADIMSEQYAHKLHDKELQRHTENLKRPDEQIAPAWGAQASSPPAPSALSKQSDAEEWEDYSALLNDEGNLPEDIQLPEDSDAVIAQLLQSQFDHEYNEELRRIERQQNKQSKVTVTLNKFLRDGDAEFLHDTAEDDYEEDELEQLKHDWDRFEDNERQLDSIPRCGFKVNKEGEMITKHDPQLCAVRNAQRVMSFPPEFPTGDAAGFDMKLSNKVFNQLRAHSRRGRSDKHEKVATAEMGLDAATRLLLYKLINNQILEQINGIISTGKEAVILHANSDANYTGSNEHGHQSGVLVPPQLLPRECAIKIFKTTLNEFKQRDRYIKDDYRFKDRFSKQNHRVIINMWAEKEMHNLMRMQAIGLNVPDVVVLKKHVLVMRFIGDNHNAAPKLKDARLSDAELSCAYEEIVAAMHKLYNEAKLVHADMSEYNILWFEGKCWFIDVAQSVEPKHPSALEFLMRDCGNIVNFFERRGLPNIYTKEQLFEFITGLNSEVHTAAQLEQIHTRGASISQATAPNQEECPDELKPLEYPFELAWEKSQQDRAAQKALQQAQDNNDNKTDTDKDQETDDNENDSDDKEKINKTANH, from the exons ATGTCGTCACCATGGGTTAAGACCAGCGAGCCTGTGCAGCAGGTGAATCTGGCGGATATAATGTCGGAGCAATATGCCCACAAGTTGCACGACAAGGAGCTGCAGCGCCACACGGAGAATCTGAAAAGACCGGACGAGCAGATAGCACCCGCTTGGGGGGCGCAGGCCTCATCCCCGCCAGCGCCCAGTGCTCTGAGTAAGCAAAGTGATGCGGAGGAATGGGAGGATTACTCTGCGCTTCTCAACGACGAAGGAAACCTACCGGAGGATATTCAGCTGCCGGAAGACAGCGATGCTGTAATCGCTCAGCTGTTGCAGTCCCAGTTCGATCACGAGTACAACGAGGAATTGCGTCGCATCGAGCGGCAGCAAAACAAGCAGTCCAAGGTCACTGTTACCCTCAATAAGTTCCTACGCGATGGCGATGCCGAGTTCTTGCACGACACCGCCGAAGATGACTACGAGGAGGATGAATTGGAGCAACTGAAGCACGACTGGGATCGATTCGAGGACAATGAACGGCAGCTTGACTCCATCCCACGCTGCGGCTTTAAAGTTAACAAGGAGGGCGAGATGATAACAAAGCACGATCCGCAGCTGTGCGCCGTGCGTAATGCCCAGCGCGTGATGTCCTTTCCGCCGGAGTTTCCCACCGGCGATGCTGCCGGCTTCGACATGAAGCTCTCCAATAAG GTGTTCAACCAACTAAGAGCCCATTCTCGACGAGGCCGCTCCGACAAACACGAGAAAGTGGCCACCGCGGAGATGGGATTGGATGCGGCCACACGTTTGCTGTTGTACAAGCTGATCAACAACCAAATACTGGAGCAGATCAACGGCATCATATCCACGGGCAAGGAGGCGGTCATCTTGCACGCCAACTCTGATGCGAACTATACGGGCAGCAACGAGCATGGTCACCAGAGTGGTGTGCTCGTTCCGCCGCAGCTTCTGCCCCGGGAGTGTGCCATCAAAATCTTTAAAACCACGCTCAACGAGTTCAAGCAGCGTGATAGATACATCAAGGATGACTACCGGTTCAAGGATCGCTTTAGCAAGCAAAACCACCGGGTGATCATCAATATGTGGGCAGAGAAGGAGATGCATAATCTGATGAGGATGCAAGCCATCGGCTTAAACGTTCCAGACGTGGTTGTGCTGAAGAAGCACGTGCTGGTAATGCGGTTCATCGGTGACAATCACAACGCTGCGCCCAAGTTAAAGGATGCCCGCCTGAGCGACGCGGAGCTGAGCTGCGCCTACGAAGAGATTGTGGCCGCGATGCACAAGTTGTACAATGAGGCGAAGCTGGTGCACGCCGATATGAGCGAATATAACATACTCTGGTTCGAGGGCAAGTGCTGGTTTATTGATGTGGCTCAGAGTGTCGAACCGAAGCATCCTAGTGCTCTGGAGTTCCTGATGCGGGATTGCGGCAACATTGTTAACTTCTTTGAACGACGCGGCCTGCCCAACATTTACACCAAGGAGCAGTTGTTCGAGTTTATTACGGGTCTGAATTCAGAGGTCCACACCGCCGCTCAGCTGGAGCAGATCCACACGCGTGGCGCTTCGATTAGCCAAGCCACAGCTCCGAATCAGGAGGAGTGCCCCGACGAACTGAAACCCTTGGAGTATCCCTTTGAGCTGGCCTGGGAAAAATCTCAGCAAGATCGCGCGGCTCAAAAGGCTCTGCAGCAAGCGCAGGATAATAACGACAACAAAACCGACACGGACAAGGATCAAGAGACCGATGACAACGAGAACGATAGTGACGACAAGGAAAAGATTAACAAAACTGCCAATCATTGA
- the LOC117150732 gene encoding uncharacterized protein LOC117150732 — protein MPYLYGIADTKFLHQKVKKKTKIRSDMAATKFQRNEFLKGCPKYDKDDIPIQFRTTPDSLVELSIIVVDKLPLPSIFEWNDMDIRRWINGYGYPQYMNTFRVNMITGRKLLLLDAAALCAMNIKNFDHIRHISYGIRMLFHFELTKFSSSISLPDEKPNELYLLFHTQTGMNYDEVRRIDLYRRMQILRERARNLDHWDLLYLWLRHEQERKYKELIGMVPRSTMYKCEEAAKAPEEPEDMEPEELMCMTCIPPCDCDWTERDLRLPWRLECLPPMLETTMSKWNALQAQCSTCIPPCECRWPPRFYLTGTVIRCLQHRFPEKFCPIFDERYRASPRPSLVERWTRFSI, from the exons ATGCCCTATCTATATGGCATAGCGGACACCAAGTTCCTCCACCAGAAGGTGAAAAAGAAGACGAAGATCCGTTCGGATATGGCAGCCACCAAGTTCCAGCGGAATGAGTTCCTAAAGGGCTGTCCCAAGTACGATAAGGACGATATACCCATACAGTTCAGGACGACACCCGATTCCCTCGTGGAGCTGAGCATCATTGTGGTGGACAAGCTGCCATTGCCTTCGATCTTCGAGTGGAATGACATGGACATCAGGCGCTGGATTAATGGCTATGGGTATCCACAGTACATG AACACCTTTCGGGTGAACATGATCACGGGTCGcaagctgctgctcctggacGCCGCCGCTCTGTGTGCGATGAACATCAAGAACTTCGATCACATCCGCCACATATCCTATGGCATCCGGATGCTCTTCCACTTCGAGCTGACCAAGTTCTCATCCAGCATCTCGCTGCCGGACGAGAAGCCCAATGAGCTGTACCTGTTGTTCCACACGCAGACCGGAATGAACTACGACGAGGTGCGCAGGATTGATCTCTACCGACGGATGCAGATCCTGCGGGAGCGGGCCCGCAACCTGGACCACTGGGATCTGCTGTACCTGTGGCTGCGCCACGAGCAGGAGCGCAAGTACAAGGAGCTCATCGGCATGGTACCGCGCTCCACGATGTACAAGTGCGAGGAGGCGGCAAAGGCGCCGGAGGAACCCGAGGACATGGAACCCGAGGAACTCATGTGCATGACCTGCATTCCGCCGTGCGACTGCGACTGGACCGAACGGGATCTCCGGCTGCCGTGGCGACTGGAGTGCCTGCCGCCCATGCTGGAAACCACCATGAGCAAGTGGAACGCCTTGCAGGCGCAGTGCTCCACCTGCATCCCGCCGTGCGAGTGCCGCTGGCCACCGCGATTCTATCTCACGGGCACCGTCATCCGCTGCCTGCAGCATCGCTTCCCGGAGAAGTTCTGCCCCATCTTCGACGAGCGGTACAGGGCCTCGCCGCGACCCAGTCTCGTGGAGCGCTGGACGCGATTCTCCATTTGA
- the LOC117150731 gene encoding chorion transcription factor Cf2 isoform X2, whose product MIKSTTNPQEQRLPRPEDQSPAPPPPPSSATTSTAAPATPTHQVATVIANMDTLKTAFLPNLSMDPNVHVSPHYCPMCHQQFERPQHVADHMQLCHGITLNAQGAIATLDGGHPQAQQHPKLSHPCFNCDEKFGNAVDLDEHHRLAHQTSAFLARCLICSIYGIHSATQQPNEYKCTQCGSICTTAMLAAGQQGFMEQQEAAVTPDDQLPAMAPRDMRLTPEEQHHQQQLQAEHHHQQQHQQQQQQQQQELLEQQQREMQEQAQQQQVHHHQQDQDLAGDQVSLKVPPLTVKLNKNANGGAIVAHPQVIIKEEPLSLSDSGDVVNSVPVYAIQANPCVPAPASSGVLVGTQTVPADLAHKIRHKCPDCPKTFKTPGTLAMHRKIHTGEADATPKERPYTCSYCGKSFTQSNTLKQHTRIHTGEKPFRCGYCGRAFTVKDYLNKHLTTHTGEKPFHCNYCEKSFSVKDYLTKHIRTHTGEKPYTCPYCDKRFTQRSALTVHTTKLHPL is encoded by the exons ATGATAAAGTCCACCACGAATCCACAGGAACAGCGTCTGCCACGCCCCGAGGATCAGTCGCCAGCGCCGCCGCCGCCCCCCTCCTCAGCCACCACCTCCACCGCCgccccagccacgcccacgcaCCAAGTGGCCACCGTGATAGCCAACATGGACACCCTGAAGACCGCCTTTCTGCCCAATCTCAGCATGGACCCCAATGTGCACGTGTCGCCGCACTATTGTCCCATGTGTCACCAGCAGTTCGAGCGGCCGCAGCACGTCGCGGATCACATGCAGCTGTGCCACGGGATCACGCTGAACGCCCAGGGAGCCATCGCCACGCTGGACGGTGGCCATCCGCAGGCACAGCAGCACCCCAAGCTCAGCCACCCCTGCTTCAATTGTGATGAAAAGTTTGGCAATGCCGTCGATCTGGACGAACACCATCGGCTGGCCCATCAGACGTCCGCCTTCCTGGCCCGCTGCCTCATATGCAGTATCTATGGCATCCACTCGGCCACCCAGCAGCCCAACGAGTACAAATGCACGCAGTGCGGCTCCATTTGCACCACCGCCATGCTGGCTGCCGGTCAGCAGGGCTTTATGGAACAGCAGGAGGCGGCGGTGACGCCCGACGATCAGCTGCCCGCGATGGCGCCCCGTGATATGAGACTGACGCCCGAggagcagcaccaccagcagcaactgcaggcggagcaccaccatcagcaacagcaccaacaacaacagcagcagcagcagcaggaactgctggagcagcagcagcgtgAAATGCAGGAGCAggcgcaacagcagcaggtgcACCATCATCAGCAGGATCAGGATCTCGCCGGCGACCAGGTGTCGCTGAAGGTGCCACCACTCACCGTCAAGCTGAACAAGAACGCCAACGGTGGCGCCATTGTGGCCCATCCGCAGGTCATTATCAAGGAGGAGCCACTCAGCCTGAGCGACAGTGGTGATGTTGTCAACTCTGTGCCCGTCTATGCCATACAAGCCAATCCCTGTGTACCCGCTCCGGCCAGTTCGGGTGTGCTAGTCGGCACGCAAACGGTGCCCGCCGATCTGGCGCACAAGATCCGGCACAAATGTCCGGATTGTCCAAAGACCTTCAAGACGCCCGGCACGCTGGCCATGCACCGCAAGATACACACAGGCGAAGCAGA CGCCACGCCCAAAGAACGCCCCTACACGTGCTCCTACTGCGGCAAGTCCTTCACTCAATCGAATACACTAAAACAGCACACTCGCATACATACAGGTGAGAAACCATTTAGATGTGGCTATTGTGGCAGGGCGTTCACTGTTAAGGATTACCTGAACAAACATTTAACGACTCACACGG GAGAGAAGCCGTTCCACTGCAATTACTGCGAGAAGTCCTTCAGCGTGAAGGACTATCTGACCAAGCACATACGGACGCACACCGGCGAGAAGCCGTACACCTGTCCGTACTGCGACAAGCGCTTCACGCAGCGGAGCGCCCTCACTGTGCACACGACCAAGCTGCATCCGCTCTAG
- the LOC117150731 gene encoding chorion transcription factor Cf2 isoform X3 — MIKSTTNPQEQRLPRPEDQSPAPPPPPSSATTSTAAPATPTHQVATVIANMDTLKTAFLPNLSMDPNVHVSPHYCPMCHQQFERPQHVADHMQLCHGITLNAQGAIATLDGGHPQAQQHPKLSHPCFNCDEKFGNAVDLDEHHRLAHQTSAFLARCLICSIYGIHSATQQPNEYKCTQCGSICTTAMLAAGQQGFMEQQEAAVTPDDQLPAMAPRDMRLTPEEQHHQQQLQAEHHHQQQHQQQQQQQQQELLEQQQREMQEQAQQQQVHHHQQDQDLAGDQVSLKVPPLTVKLNKNANGGAIVAHPQVIIKEEPLSLSDSGDVVNSVPVYAIQANPCVPAPASSGVLVGTQTVPADLAHKIRHKCPDCPKTFKTPGTLAMHRKIHTGEADATPKERPYTCSYCGKSFTQSNTLKQHTRIHTGEKPFHCNYCEKSFSVKDYLTKHIRTHTGEKPYTCPYCDKRFTQRSALTVHTTKLHPL; from the exons ATGATAAAGTCCACCACGAATCCACAGGAACAGCGTCTGCCACGCCCCGAGGATCAGTCGCCAGCGCCGCCGCCGCCCCCCTCCTCAGCCACCACCTCCACCGCCgccccagccacgcccacgcaCCAAGTGGCCACCGTGATAGCCAACATGGACACCCTGAAGACCGCCTTTCTGCCCAATCTCAGCATGGACCCCAATGTGCACGTGTCGCCGCACTATTGTCCCATGTGTCACCAGCAGTTCGAGCGGCCGCAGCACGTCGCGGATCACATGCAGCTGTGCCACGGGATCACGCTGAACGCCCAGGGAGCCATCGCCACGCTGGACGGTGGCCATCCGCAGGCACAGCAGCACCCCAAGCTCAGCCACCCCTGCTTCAATTGTGATGAAAAGTTTGGCAATGCCGTCGATCTGGACGAACACCATCGGCTGGCCCATCAGACGTCCGCCTTCCTGGCCCGCTGCCTCATATGCAGTATCTATGGCATCCACTCGGCCACCCAGCAGCCCAACGAGTACAAATGCACGCAGTGCGGCTCCATTTGCACCACCGCCATGCTGGCTGCCGGTCAGCAGGGCTTTATGGAACAGCAGGAGGCGGCGGTGACGCCCGACGATCAGCTGCCCGCGATGGCGCCCCGTGATATGAGACTGACGCCCGAggagcagcaccaccagcagcaactgcaggcggagcaccaccatcagcaacagcaccaacaacaacagcagcagcagcagcaggaactgctggagcagcagcagcgtgAAATGCAGGAGCAggcgcaacagcagcaggtgcACCATCATCAGCAGGATCAGGATCTCGCCGGCGACCAGGTGTCGCTGAAGGTGCCACCACTCACCGTCAAGCTGAACAAGAACGCCAACGGTGGCGCCATTGTGGCCCATCCGCAGGTCATTATCAAGGAGGAGCCACTCAGCCTGAGCGACAGTGGTGATGTTGTCAACTCTGTGCCCGTCTATGCCATACAAGCCAATCCCTGTGTACCCGCTCCGGCCAGTTCGGGTGTGCTAGTCGGCACGCAAACGGTGCCCGCCGATCTGGCGCACAAGATCCGGCACAAATGTCCGGATTGTCCAAAGACCTTCAAGACGCCCGGCACGCTGGCCATGCACCGCAAGATACACACAGGCGAAGCAGA CGCCACGCCCAAAGAACGCCCCTACACGTGCTCCTACTGCGGCAAGTCCTTCACTCAATCGAATACACTAAAACAGCACACTCGCATACATACAG GAGAGAAGCCGTTCCACTGCAATTACTGCGAGAAGTCCTTCAGCGTGAAGGACTATCTGACCAAGCACATACGGACGCACACCGGCGAGAAGCCGTACACCTGTCCGTACTGCGACAAGCGCTTCACGCAGCGGAGCGCCCTCACTGTGCACACGACCAAGCTGCATCCGCTCTAG